A stretch of the Sulfuritortus calidifontis genome encodes the following:
- a CDS encoding Tex family protein, whose protein sequence is MLPPIESRIAEELGTAPAQVKAAVALLDEGATVPFIARYRKEATGGLDDTQLRHLAERLGYLRELEERRAAVLASVSEQGKLTPELKAELMQAETKQRLEDLYLPYKPKRRTKAQIAREAGLAPLAEALLADPSLQPEAEAERFIDLEKGVADVKAALDGARQILMERFGEDADLLGRLRQHLAEHGVLVSRLVEGKAEAGAKFRDYFEYDEAWKQIPSHRALALFRGRNEGVLRLELKLPEELPLPPSPASGGGAAPSPLAGRDGVGNSCEGMIAGHFGIRDQGRPGDRWLLDTVRWAWRVKLGLSLELELMNQLFERAELEAIRVFAQNLKDLLLAAPAGPRAVIGLDPGLRTGVKVAVVDRTGKLLDTATIYPHEPRRDWDGALHTLALLAKKHNAELISIGNGTASRETDKLAADLIRRQPELKLTKVVVSEAGASVYSASELAAREFPQLDVSLRGAVSIARRLQDPLAELVKIEPKAIGVGQYQHDVSQVKLAQSLDAVVEDCVNAVGVDVNTASVPLLAQVSGLNATLASNIVAHRDAHGPFANREALKAVPRLGPKTFEQAAGFLRIADGDNPLDASAVHPESYPVVERILADVKRGVKELIGDAATLKRLDPARYTDDQFGLPTVRDILKELEKPGRDPRPEFKTASFRDGVEDLKDLQPGMQLEGVVTNVTNFGAFVDIGVHQDGLVHVSALADRFVKDPREVVKAGDVVRVKVVEVDLARKRIALTMRLGDAIEKKTDTAAAAQSRGRAPAKPKPQPQPQAGGAMADALARALRR, encoded by the coding sequence ATGCTGCCCCCCATCGAATCCCGCATCGCCGAGGAACTCGGCACCGCTCCCGCCCAGGTCAAGGCCGCCGTCGCCCTGCTCGACGAAGGCGCCACCGTGCCCTTCATCGCCCGCTACCGCAAGGAGGCCACCGGCGGCCTGGACGACACCCAGCTGCGCCATCTGGCCGAGCGCCTGGGCTATCTGCGCGAGCTGGAAGAGCGGCGCGCCGCGGTGCTCGCCTCGGTCTCCGAGCAGGGCAAGCTCACGCCCGAACTCAAGGCCGAGTTGATGCAGGCCGAGACCAAGCAGCGGCTGGAAGACCTGTATCTGCCGTACAAGCCCAAACGCCGGACCAAGGCGCAGATCGCCCGCGAGGCCGGCCTGGCGCCGCTGGCCGAGGCCCTGCTGGCCGACCCCAGCCTGCAACCCGAGGCCGAGGCCGAGAGATTCATCGACCTCGAAAAGGGCGTGGCCGACGTCAAGGCCGCTCTGGACGGTGCCCGGCAGATACTGATGGAACGCTTCGGCGAGGACGCCGACCTGCTCGGCCGCCTGCGCCAGCATCTGGCCGAGCACGGCGTGCTGGTGTCCCGGCTGGTCGAGGGCAAGGCGGAGGCGGGCGCCAAGTTCCGCGACTATTTCGAATACGACGAGGCCTGGAAGCAGATCCCCTCGCACCGGGCGCTGGCCTTGTTCCGCGGCCGCAACGAGGGCGTGCTGCGGCTGGAGTTGAAACTGCCCGAAGAGCTCCCCCTCCCACCCTCCCCCGCAAGCGGGGGAGGCGCTGCCCCCTCCCCGCTTGCGGGGAGGGATGGGGTGGGGAACAGCTGCGAAGGCATGATCGCCGGCCACTTCGGCATCCGCGATCAAGGCCGGCCGGGCGACCGCTGGCTGCTCGACACCGTGCGCTGGGCTTGGCGGGTGAAGCTGGGCCTGTCGCTGGAACTGGAGCTGATGAACCAGTTGTTCGAGCGGGCCGAGTTGGAGGCGATCCGCGTCTTCGCCCAGAACCTGAAGGACCTGTTGCTGGCCGCGCCGGCCGGCCCACGTGCGGTGATCGGCCTCGATCCGGGCCTGCGCACGGGTGTGAAGGTGGCCGTGGTCGACCGCACCGGCAAGCTGCTCGACACCGCCACCATCTACCCGCACGAGCCGCGGCGCGACTGGGACGGCGCGCTGCACACCCTGGCGCTGCTGGCGAAGAAACACAATGCCGAGCTGATCAGCATCGGCAACGGCACCGCCTCGCGCGAGACCGACAAGCTGGCGGCCGACCTGATCCGGCGGCAACCGGAACTGAAACTGACCAAGGTCGTGGTGAGCGAGGCCGGTGCCTCGGTCTATTCGGCCTCGGAGTTGGCCGCCCGCGAATTCCCCCAGCTCGATGTCAGCCTGCGCGGCGCGGTGTCCATCGCCCGTCGCCTGCAGGACCCGCTGGCCGAGCTGGTCAAGATCGAGCCCAAGGCGATCGGCGTCGGCCAGTACCAGCACGACGTGTCTCAGGTGAAGCTGGCGCAGTCGCTCGACGCCGTGGTCGAGGACTGCGTGAACGCGGTCGGGGTCGACGTGAACACCGCCTCGGTGCCGCTGCTGGCCCAGGTCTCCGGCCTCAATGCGACGCTGGCGTCCAACATCGTCGCCCATCGCGACGCCCACGGACCCTTCGCCAACCGCGAGGCGCTCAAAGCCGTGCCGCGCCTGGGACCGAAGACCTTCGAACAGGCCGCCGGCTTTCTGCGCATCGCCGACGGCGACAACCCGCTCGACGCCTCGGCGGTGCACCCGGAGTCTTATCCGGTGGTCGAGCGCATCCTGGCCGACGTCAAGCGCGGCGTGAAGGAGCTGATCGGCGATGCCGCCACGCTCAAGCGGCTGGACCCGGCGCGCTACACCGATGACCAGTTCGGTCTGCCCACCGTGCGCGATATCCTGAAGGAACTGGAGAAGCCGGGCCGCGACCCGCGTCCCGAATTCAAGACCGCCAGCTTCCGGGACGGTGTCGAGGACCTGAAGGATCTGCAACCCGGCATGCAGCTCGAGGGCGTGGTGACCAATGTCACCAACTTCGGCGCCTTCGTCGACATCGGCGTGCATCAGGACGGCCTGGTCCACGTCTCGGCCCTGGCCGATCGCTTCGTCAAGGACCCGCGCGAGGTGGTGAAGGCGGGCGACGTGGTGCGGGTGAAGGTGGTCGAGGTCGATCTCGCCCGCAAGCGCATCGCCCTGACCATGCGCCTGGGCGATGCGATCGAGAAGAAGACGGACACCGCGGCTGCGGCTCAATCGCGCGGCCGCGCGCCGGCCAAGCCGAAGCCGCAGCCGCAGCCGCAGGCCGGCGGCGCCATGGCCGACGCCCTGGCCCGGGCCTTGCGCCGCTGA
- a CDS encoding class I SAM-dependent methyltransferase, translated as MRRFTPFLLALPLALGLALAKEPSVAPGINAPYAKPDFERWQAVFEAEGREVYAKRQAIVAALKLTPGMTVADIGAGSGLFTRLFAPLVAPAGKVYALDIVPGFVEAIQREAKEQELNNVVGLVNPADSTSLPTRSIDLAFVCDTYHHFEYPQTMLASIRQALRPGGQLVIIDYQKVPGLSSDWVMSHVRAGKQTVIQEIEMAGFRLVEDLPLLTENYFLRFEKLE; from the coding sequence ATGCGCCGCTTTACTCCATTCCTCCTTGCCCTGCCGCTCGCCCTCGGCCTCGCCCTGGCCAAGGAACCCAGCGTCGCCCCCGGCATCAACGCGCCTTACGCCAAGCCCGATTTCGAGCGCTGGCAGGCCGTATTCGAGGCCGAGGGCCGCGAGGTCTATGCCAAGCGCCAGGCCATCGTCGCCGCCCTGAAGCTGACCCCGGGCATGACGGTGGCCGACATCGGCGCCGGCAGCGGCCTGTTCACCCGGCTGTTCGCTCCCTTGGTGGCGCCGGCGGGCAAGGTCTACGCCCTGGACATCGTGCCCGGGTTCGTCGAAGCCATCCAGCGCGAGGCGAAGGAACAGGAACTGAACAACGTGGTCGGCCTGGTCAACCCGGCCGATTCGACCAGCCTGCCAACCCGCTCGATCGACCTGGCCTTCGTCTGCGACACCTATCATCACTTCGAATACCCCCAGACCATGCTCGCCTCGATCCGCCAGGCGCTCAGGCCCGGCGGTCAGCTGGTGATCATCGATTACCAAAAGGTCCCCGGCCTGTCGTCCGACTGGGTGATGAGCCACGTCCGTGCCGGCAAGCAGACCGTGATCCAGGAGATCGAGATGGCCGGCTTCCGCCTGGTCGAAGACCTGCCCTTGCTCACCGAGAACTATTTCCTGCGCTTCGAGAAGCTGGAATAG
- a CDS encoding EAL domain-containing protein codes for MKAHLPKVSLKFAILAPLTLSLTALVAIFTYSFARQEEAFTRDFVDGAFAATQRAYASAMADETEKLSTALALIVRDAGLARAMQRQDRALLLQHSQPTFDYLRRESGITHFYFHTPDRINFLRVHQPERFGDKIDRYTAIKAEASGQPAAGLELGPLGTFTLRVVFPWYQDGRLIGYVELGQEIEQILGRISSLTGIDLYLTIDKRHLSRKDWQAGMAMLGRTEEWDMLREAVVTYRPETVSADTTRKLLAHDLSHAHNRTKVTSGDQVLQALTLPIGDVSGREVGHLLMARDITNLNKNNRQQTLIVGSIGLAIGGGLLGLFSLLIGRVERRLADSTAALLESEQRFRTLVESVNDWIWEIDADWRYVYVSPKVEEILGYKPDEILGLRPFDLMPPSEAEQLSRRFEAIAAEGKPFTSMENRNLHKDGRLVILETSATPIFREDGSLCGYRGVDRDVTERWLAKEALDQTTQRLNRHFQQTPLAVIEWDADFRVLDWNPSAEAIFGYTKAETIGRHAMELIVPESATDHVAKVWGELLGQGGGFRSSNENVTKSGKIITCEWYNTPLVDDNGRVIGVASLAQDITEQRQAEQRLNHLAYYDALTSLPNRALFQDRLGQAIATASRHQKLVGVMLMDLDQFKVINDTLGHETGNALLQAVADRLKHCLRESDTVARLGGDEFAIALTDISTIEDVVQIAQKVLDEFVCPFTIAGKELFVSASIGITLYPFDGSDASLLLRNADSAMYHAKDCGRKTFQFYSAEMTARVEKRLTMETELRHALERGELELHYQPQLDIATGRIVGMEALVRWRHPQKGMMPPAEFIPIAEESGLIVPIGEWIMRTACRQAMAWQAQGLPELQLAINLSARQFKPELAGLVKEVLAETGLPARCLELEITESLFIEGTDSETASILAHLKALGVSLAIDDFGTGYSSLSYLKCLPVNKLKIDQSFVQGISSNPEDASLVKAIIAIARSLNLRVIAEGVETEAQLHYLREHGCDYMQGYYYSRALPAGAFVELVKPAGA; via the coding sequence ATGAAGGCACATCTGCCCAAAGTCAGCCTTAAGTTCGCCATCCTGGCGCCGCTGACGCTGTCGTTGACGGCGCTGGTTGCCATATTCACCTACAGCTTCGCCCGGCAGGAAGAAGCCTTCACCCGGGATTTCGTCGATGGCGCCTTTGCTGCGACCCAACGGGCCTATGCCTCAGCCATGGCGGATGAGACGGAAAAGCTGTCGACCGCCCTGGCGCTGATCGTCCGCGATGCCGGCCTCGCCCGGGCCATGCAGCGACAAGATCGCGCCCTGTTGCTGCAACACAGCCAACCGACCTTCGATTATTTGCGCCGGGAATCGGGGATCACCCACTTCTATTTCCATACGCCGGACCGGATCAATTTTCTCCGGGTGCACCAGCCCGAACGCTTCGGCGACAAGATCGACCGCTACACCGCGATCAAGGCCGAGGCGAGCGGCCAACCCGCCGCCGGCCTGGAACTCGGCCCCCTGGGCACCTTCACCTTGCGCGTGGTCTTCCCGTGGTATCAGGACGGCCGCCTGATCGGCTATGTCGAGCTGGGCCAGGAGATCGAACAAATCCTCGGCCGCATCAGCAGCCTGACCGGCATCGACCTGTATCTGACCATCGACAAACGGCACCTGTCCCGCAAGGACTGGCAGGCCGGCATGGCCATGCTCGGCCGTACCGAAGAATGGGACATGCTGCGCGAAGCGGTTGTCACCTACCGGCCGGAGACCGTGTCGGCAGATACCACGCGCAAGCTGCTGGCCCATGACCTGTCGCATGCGCACAACCGGACCAAGGTCACGTCCGGCGACCAGGTGTTGCAGGCGCTCACCTTGCCGATCGGCGACGTCAGCGGCCGCGAGGTCGGCCACCTGCTGATGGCTCGCGACATCACCAACCTGAACAAGAACAACCGGCAGCAGACGCTGATCGTGGGCAGCATCGGCCTCGCCATCGGCGGCGGCCTGCTCGGCCTGTTCTCCCTGCTGATCGGCCGGGTGGAACGGCGGCTCGCCGACTCGACGGCGGCCCTGCTGGAGAGCGAACAGCGCTTCCGCACCCTGGTCGAGAGCGTCAACGACTGGATCTGGGAGATCGATGCCGACTGGCGCTATGTCTATGTCAGCCCGAAGGTCGAGGAGATCCTTGGCTACAAGCCGGACGAGATTCTCGGCCTCCGACCGTTCGACCTGATGCCGCCGTCAGAGGCCGAGCAACTCTCGCGCCGGTTCGAGGCCATCGCGGCCGAAGGCAAGCCGTTCACGTCGATGGAGAACCGCAACCTGCACAAGGACGGCCGGCTCGTGATCCTGGAGACCAGTGCCACGCCGATCTTCCGCGAAGACGGCAGCCTGTGCGGCTACCGGGGCGTCGATCGCGACGTCACCGAACGCTGGCTGGCGAAAGAAGCGCTCGACCAGACCACCCAGCGGCTGAACAGGCACTTCCAACAGACCCCGCTGGCGGTGATCGAATGGGATGCCGACTTCCGGGTGCTCGACTGGAACCCTTCTGCGGAGGCCATCTTCGGCTACACGAAAGCCGAGACGATCGGCCGCCATGCCATGGAACTGATCGTGCCCGAGTCCGCCACCGACCATGTCGCCAAGGTCTGGGGCGAGCTGCTCGGCCAAGGCGGCGGTTTCCGCAGCAGCAACGAGAACGTCACCAAGTCGGGCAAGATCATTACCTGCGAGTGGTACAACACGCCGCTGGTCGACGACAACGGTCGGGTGATCGGCGTCGCCTCGCTGGCGCAGGACATCACGGAGCAGCGGCAGGCCGAGCAACGGCTCAATCACCTGGCCTACTACGACGCCCTGACCAGCCTGCCCAACCGCGCCCTGTTCCAGGACCGACTGGGCCAGGCGATCGCCACCGCCAGCCGGCACCAGAAATTGGTCGGCGTCATGCTCATGGACCTCGACCAGTTCAAGGTAATCAACGACACCCTGGGCCACGAGACCGGCAATGCCCTGCTGCAAGCGGTAGCGGACAGGCTCAAGCACTGCCTGCGCGAGAGCGACACGGTCGCCCGCCTGGGCGGCGACGAGTTCGCCATCGCCCTGACCGATATCTCCACCATCGAGGATGTGGTGCAGATCGCGCAGAAGGTGCTCGACGAATTCGTCTGCCCGTTCACCATCGCCGGCAAGGAGCTGTTCGTCTCCGCCAGCATCGGCATCACCCTCTACCCCTTCGACGGCAGCGATGCCTCCCTGCTCTTGCGCAATGCCGACTCCGCCATGTATCACGCCAAGGACTGCGGCCGAAAGACCTTCCAGTTCTATTCGGCCGAAATGACTGCCCGGGTCGAGAAACGTCTGACCATGGAGACCGAGCTGCGGCACGCCCTGGAGCGCGGCGAGCTGGAACTGCATTACCAGCCTCAACTCGATATCGCGACCGGCCGCATCGTGGGCATGGAGGCCCTGGTCCGCTGGCGTCACCCTCAAAAGGGCATGATGCCGCCGGCCGAATTCATCCCCATCGCCGAGGAGAGCGGGCTCATCGTGCCGATCGGGGAATGGATCATGCGCACAGCCTGCCGTCAGGCCATGGCCTGGCAGGCCCAGGGCCTGCCCGAGCTGCAGCTTGCGATCAACCTCTCCGCCCGTCAGTTCAAGCCGGAGCTGGCCGGTCTGGTCAAAGAGGTGCTGGCCGAGACCGGCCTGCCGGCCCGCTGCCTCGAACTGGAAATCACCGAAAGCCTGTTCATCGAGGGCACCGATTCCGAGACCGCCTCGATCCTGGCCCATCTCAAGGCGCTAGGCGTCTCCCTGGCGATCGACGATTTCGGCACCGGCTATTCCTCCTTGAGCTACCTGAAGTGCCTGCCGGTGAACAAGCTGAAGATCGACCAATCCTTCGTCCAGGGCATCAGCAGCAACCCGGAGGATGCCTCCCTGGTCAAGGCGATCATCGCCATCGCCCGCAGCCTCAATCTGCGCGTCATCGCGGAGGGGGTCGAGACCGAGGCGCAATTGCACTATCTGCGCGAGCATGGCTGCGATTACATGCAGGGCTATTACTACAGCCGCGCCCTGCCGGCCGGGGCGTTCGTCGAACTGGTCAAGCCGGCCGGCGCCTGA
- a CDS encoding methyl-accepting chemotaxis protein, with protein sequence MPSTFLNNLFANQKIKTQLIVLLAVIFGFFVVSAAVSYRALNQAKADFTQFISQDQKIMLSLTELLANGLQMGQALRNIVLDPANPKAYENFDKASSQMDKLLKETREVAAADAELSAALAKIGELRQKQAAAQQAVKDKVAAQAIEEAKTVLNKEETPVWREIRQTLLDQAKLKKEAMVAKEVAVQGEVARAQTISLILTVIAIVLGLVLGMAVVGNIISRLNMLTQSIEGLAQGEGDLTTRLQVSGNNELCRISAAFNQFVENLQGMVNSIKANADQLHTMSTGLSDASVKIGTATAEQTAAVTSTAAAVEEMSATIASIADGTDHIKQVSSESADYSTQGLQKMGELTSVMNGVQQAVQGMAGSVHQFLESTQSIIGATQHVKDIADQINLLALNAAIEAARAGEQGRGFAVVADEVRKLAEKTALYANEISSVTSEMSSRSSQVESAIQQGMGALEESGRSSQQVSEVVSQAQQAVLKAAHGIGEISGSVKEQSLASSQIASNIERLSHLAENTEEAIAQSNATVQELRQVADTLYNTVSRFKS encoded by the coding sequence ATGCCGTCCACCTTCCTGAACAACCTGTTCGCCAACCAGAAGATCAAGACCCAGCTGATCGTGCTGCTGGCGGTGATCTTCGGCTTTTTCGTGGTCTCGGCCGCCGTTTCCTACCGGGCGCTGAACCAGGCCAAGGCCGACTTCACCCAGTTCATCAGCCAGGACCAGAAGATCATGCTCTCGCTGACCGAACTGCTGGCCAACGGCCTGCAGATGGGCCAGGCCCTGCGCAACATCGTGCTCGACCCGGCCAACCCCAAGGCCTATGAGAACTTCGACAAGGCCAGCAGCCAGATGGACAAGCTGCTGAAGGAGACGCGCGAAGTTGCGGCCGCGGATGCCGAGCTGAGCGCGGCCCTGGCCAAGATCGGCGAGCTTCGGCAGAAGCAGGCCGCGGCCCAGCAGGCGGTCAAGGACAAGGTCGCGGCCCAGGCGATCGAAGAGGCCAAGACCGTGCTTAACAAGGAGGAAACCCCGGTCTGGCGCGAGATTCGCCAGACCCTGCTGGACCAGGCCAAGCTCAAAAAAGAGGCCATGGTGGCCAAGGAAGTGGCGGTGCAGGGCGAAGTGGCCAGAGCCCAGACCATCAGCCTGATCCTGACCGTGATCGCCATCGTGCTTGGCCTGGTGCTGGGCATGGCGGTGGTCGGCAACATCATCTCCCGCCTGAACATGCTGACCCAGTCGATCGAGGGGCTGGCCCAGGGCGAGGGCGACCTGACCACCCGCCTGCAGGTATCGGGCAACAATGAACTGTGTCGCATTTCGGCCGCATTCAACCAGTTCGTGGAAAACCTCCAGGGTATGGTCAACAGCATCAAGGCCAATGCCGATCAGCTGCATACCATGTCGACCGGCCTGTCCGACGCTTCGGTCAAGATCGGTACTGCCACCGCCGAGCAGACCGCGGCGGTTACCTCGACTGCCGCCGCCGTCGAGGAGATGAGCGCGACCATCGCCTCGATCGCCGACGGCACCGACCACATCAAGCAGGTCTCCAGCGAGAGCGCCGATTATTCCACCCAGGGCCTGCAGAAGATGGGCGAGCTGACCTCGGTGATGAACGGCGTGCAGCAGGCGGTGCAGGGCATGGCCGGCTCGGTGCATCAGTTCCTGGAGAGCACCCAGAGCATCATCGGCGCCACCCAGCACGTGAAGGACATCGCCGACCAGATCAACTTGTTGGCGCTCAACGCCGCCATCGAGGCGGCCCGGGCCGGCGAGCAGGGCCGCGGCTTCGCCGTGGTGGCCGACGAAGTGCGCAAACTGGCGGAAAAGACCGCGCTCTATGCCAACGAGATCAGTTCGGTCACCTCGGAGATGAGTTCGCGCTCGAGCCAGGTGGAATCGGCCATCCAGCAGGGCATGGGCGCCCTGGAAGAGAGCGGCCGCTCCAGCCAGCAGGTGTCCGAGGTGGTGTCGCAGGCCCAGCAGGCCGTGCTCAAGGCCGCCCACGGCATCGGCGAGATCAGCGGCTCGGTCAAGGAACAGTCCCTGGCCAGCAGCCAGATCGCCAGCAACATCGAGCGCTTGTCGCACCTGGCGGAGAACACCGAAGAGGCCATCGCCCAGTCCAACGCCACGGTGCAGGAGCTGCGCCAGGTGGCCGATACCCTGTACAACACGGTGTCCCGTTTCAAGAGCTGA
- a CDS encoding protein-L-isoaspartate(D-aspartate) O-methyltransferase, translating to MTSDGLKAMLDDIDIEVELTRHWIGKPALNPRVMAAMAKVPRQRFLPPDLAHLAFRNGPVPIGHGQTISQPYIVALMSDLLELEAGDTILEIGTGSGYQAAVLAELVRQVYTVEIVAPLAEAAAARLAELGYRNIEVRQGDGYQGWPEHAPYDGIIVTAAAPHIPQPLIEQLKPGARLVIPVGRAGWNQELQVIEKAADGTLHTRHVLAVAFVPLTGPLADAQ from the coding sequence ATGACAAGCGACGGCCTCAAGGCGATGCTCGACGACATCGACATCGAGGTGGAGCTGACCCGGCACTGGATCGGCAAGCCGGCACTCAACCCACGGGTGATGGCGGCCATGGCCAAGGTGCCGCGGCAACGCTTCCTGCCGCCGGACCTCGCCCACCTGGCCTTCCGCAACGGGCCGGTGCCGATCGGCCATGGCCAGACCATCTCGCAGCCCTATATCGTGGCCCTGATGAGCGACCTCCTGGAGCTCGAGGCCGGCGACACCATCCTGGAGATCGGTACCGGCTCGGGCTACCAGGCCGCGGTGCTGGCCGAACTGGTCCGGCAGGTCTACACGGTGGAGATTGTCGCCCCCCTGGCCGAGGCGGCCGCGGCCCGACTGGCCGAACTGGGTTACCGCAACATCGAGGTGCGCCAGGGTGACGGCTACCAAGGCTGGCCGGAACACGCGCCCTACGACGGCATCATCGTCACCGCCGCGGCACCGCATATCCCCCAGCCGCTGATCGAGCAGCTCAAGCCGGGCGCCCGGCTGGTCATCCCGGTCGGCCGCGCCGGCTGGAACCAGGAACTGCAGGTGATCGAGAAGGCGGCCGACGGCACGCTGCATACCCGCCATGTGCTGGCCGTGGCCTTCGTGCCGCTGACCGGCCCCCTGGCCGATGCCCAATAA
- a CDS encoding DUF6394 family protein, giving the protein MNLEKVIFGFFIILAMTLNFGFVIGEIDNPAHHNITELFAVIVVNLIATVLKFGERTQIGAIHLATSLVAVLQLIAAASVWAYAVHMSADGLTPNAMASIVSLSAGALVANVLSVIMLIIETVLFHR; this is encoded by the coding sequence ATGAACCTGGAAAAAGTCATCTTCGGCTTCTTCATCATCCTGGCCATGACCCTCAATTTCGGCTTCGTCATTGGCGAAATCGACAATCCCGCCCACCACAACATCACCGAGCTGTTCGCGGTCATCGTGGTCAACCTGATCGCCACCGTGCTCAAGTTCGGCGAACGCACGCAGATCGGCGCCATCCACCTGGCGACCAGCCTGGTCGCCGTGCTGCAACTGATCGCCGCGGCCAGCGTCTGGGCCTATGCCGTCCACATGAGCGCGGACGGCCTCACCCCGAACGCCATGGCCAGCATCGTCTCGCTCTCGGCCGGCGCCCTGGTCGCCAACGTGCTCTCGGTCATCATGCTCATCATCGAGACCGTGCTGTTCCACCGCTGA
- a CDS encoding potassium channel family protein has protein sequence MNSLLSVILRRLKLVEAEEETEKPKREAMHGRHAPPPAAPNSVVFIMLRRMRAPLLVLILSYAIAVLGMTLMPGVDAEGRPTPGMSIFHAFYFISYTATTIGFGELPHAFSDAQRAWATVSIYLTVIAWVYGIGNILTLVQDPDMRREIRAGRFRRQVGRLRQPFYLICGCGETGSLLLRALDARNQQAVVMDIDTARINALELGQYHIDTPALVADARRPESLIDAGLFSPYCTAVIALTNDDQANLAVAMTVKLLRPRLPVLCRADTLEVAANMASFGSNQIINPFEVFGEHLAMALNSPGQYLLYEWLTGVPGTPLIQPLKAPAGKWLVCGYGRFGKAVVRNLQWEGLKLTIVEAEPEKTGCPNCIRGSGTEADTLLAAGITEATGIVCGTDHDINNLSIAMTARQLNPGLFIVVRQNRDSNLSLFQHFDAHITMQPSRIIAQEFFSLLTTPLHSRFLSLARNQGDAWAYELISRIIGLVSDTVPEIWDLRLSRRQIGIWQLLHEGWQINLGELLREPPDRETRLPCVPLLLSREKEEWLLPDDATILQPGDRILFCARPGTRSRLIKVLRDRNLLTYVLTGLDVPGGTVWRWLHKRQRQAAAMAPKIEQAP, from the coding sequence GTGAATAGCCTGCTCTCCGTCATCCTGCGGCGACTGAAGCTGGTCGAGGCCGAGGAGGAAACCGAGAAGCCCAAACGCGAGGCCATGCACGGCCGGCACGCGCCGCCCCCTGCCGCTCCGAACAGCGTCGTCTTCATCATGCTGCGGCGCATGCGGGCGCCGCTGCTGGTGCTGATCCTGAGCTATGCCATCGCCGTGCTCGGCATGACTTTGATGCCCGGGGTGGACGCCGAGGGCCGACCGACCCCAGGCATGAGCATCTTCCATGCCTTCTATTTCATCAGCTACACCGCCACCACCATCGGCTTTGGCGAACTGCCCCATGCCTTCAGCGATGCCCAGCGCGCCTGGGCGACCGTCTCCATCTATCTCACGGTCATCGCCTGGGTCTATGGCATCGGCAACATCCTGACCCTGGTGCAGGATCCTGACATGCGCCGGGAAATCCGGGCCGGCCGCTTCCGGCGTCAGGTGGGCCGCCTGCGCCAGCCCTTCTACCTGATCTGCGGTTGCGGCGAGACCGGCAGCCTGCTGCTGCGCGCACTGGATGCCCGCAACCAGCAGGCCGTGGTGATGGACATCGACACCGCCCGGATCAACGCCCTGGAGCTGGGCCAGTACCACATCGACACCCCGGCCTTGGTCGCCGACGCCCGCAGGCCGGAGAGCCTGATCGACGCCGGCCTGTTCAGCCCCTATTGCACGGCGGTCATCGCCCTGACCAACGACGACCAGGCCAACCTCGCCGTGGCCATGACGGTGAAGCTGCTGCGGCCGAGACTGCCGGTGCTGTGCCGGGCCGACACCCTGGAGGTGGCCGCCAACATGGCCTCCTTCGGCAGCAACCAGATCATCAACCCGTTCGAGGTGTTCGGCGAGCACCTGGCCATGGCCCTCAACTCGCCCGGCCAGTATCTGCTGTACGAATGGCTGACCGGCGTGCCCGGCACCCCGCTGATCCAGCCCCTGAAGGCGCCGGCCGGCAAATGGCTGGTCTGCGGCTATGGCCGCTTCGGCAAGGCGGTGGTGCGCAACCTGCAATGGGAAGGGCTCAAGCTGACCATCGTCGAGGCCGAGCCGGAAAAGACCGGCTGCCCCAACTGCATCCGGGGCAGCGGCACCGAGGCCGACACCCTGCTGGCGGCGGGCATTACCGAGGCCACCGGCATCGTCTGCGGCACCGACCATGACATCAACAACCTGTCGATCGCGATGACCGCCCGCCAGCTCAATCCGGGCCTGTTCATCGTCGTGCGCCAGAACCGGGATTCCAACCTGTCCCTGTTCCAGCACTTCGATGCCCACATCACCATGCAGCCCTCGCGCATCATCGCCCAGGAATTCTTCTCCCTGCTCACCACTCCCCTGCACAGCCGTTTCCTCTCGCTCGCCCGCAACCAGGGCGATGCCTGGGCCTACGAACTGATCAGCCGCATCATCGGCCTAGTCAGCGACACCGTGCCGGAGATCTGGGATCTGCGCCTGTCCCGCCGCCAGATCGGTATCTGGCAGCTGCTGCATGAAGGCTGGCAGATCAATCTGGGCGAGCTGCTGCGCGAGCCCCCCGATCGCGAGACCCGGCTGCCTTGCGTGCCACTGCTGCTGAGCCGGGAAAAAGAGGAATGGCTGTTGCCCGACGACGCGACCATCCTGCAGCCGGGCGACCGCATCCTGTTCTGCGCCCGGCCCGGCACCCGTTCGCGCCTGATCAAGGTGCTGCGCGACCGCAACCTGCTGACCTACGTGCTCACCGGCCTCGACGTGCCGGGTGGCACGGTCTGGCGCTGGCTGCACAAACGGCAGCGCCAGGCCGCCGCCATGGCGCCCAAGATCGAACAGGCGCCTTAG